Sequence from the Megalops cyprinoides isolate fMegCyp1 chromosome 9, fMegCyp1.pri, whole genome shotgun sequence genome:
AATACCCTGTAATCTTTGTGATCTTCACATGAAAATTAAGGTCTCCAATACctattttactggaaaaatgaTTTCTTGTgacccagtctctctctctctctctctctctctgtcgctctctctctcctccgttTGCCCcatttgtaatgatttttttcattgctttgaaaCAAGTAGGCCAGCAGCACATACGCCCTCAGCATTGATGCTGATTAACATTGGCAATCCATGGCAGAGATTGGTGTGTGATTGGAGACCTTGACAAGCGAAATCACAGGTGCCATAATCACAGCAATATCTGCAACATGTTGGCATATGAAAAGtgtaaacatttctgaaatgtgtttttgtgcatgaacatgtgaatgtgtatgagtatgtgtaagTATGCGTTACAGGAAATGAAGTGAAACCATTTGTTGAACAGAGTGATTCATGGTGGCCTCTAACAGGAAGACAGCTTCTAATGTGTTCTGCTTTACTTTGGAAAACTGTTGTTTGGGCAAAACTCTGAGTGCGCATAGTACTCTTCTGTAGTATATCCAGCACACAGTactgtcatttgcattttattcaactatataacaaataaatattatacaataGTGAGACGGACATTTACAGTGTGCATTTATAGATGTGGTAATGTACAGTATTGATGCAATTATGTTTGGTCATGTGTCTCcctaaaaattattttaattaacctTTCATAAACCTGCTTTCACCATATTTTTCATGGAAAGCGCACAGGTCATTGagatttaatctgttttttgaACAGCTTTAAGAAATAATGTGTCATCTAACCAAGGAAAACTGTTTTAGCCCTTTAAAAAAGTCTTAGATCTCCACAATCTTTTCTCCACAATCTCTGATAGCAGagtttaattataattaataattattagtCATTTCTTGCCActtatgaaatggaaatgattcATGAAGGCTGAAACTGGTGAGGGGTTATCACTGTCCACAGAAGCACATACCAAGTGAGTTGAAAACAGAGCAGAGGCAGTTTCCTCTCTATCCCTTCATTActattataattaaaatgtattatcattGCAGAGACATTTATCCTAGAAAAATTACATAACTTATGTACAATTATGCATTGTGCATTGACACAGCTCCAGTTTAACTGCGTTGAATATTTGCAATAGTTCCCCACCAAGTATTCAAACCTGGCTTAAATTCAGCAAATTCGGCTTAAGCTTTATTACATCGTCATCTTCTTTACATTGTTCATGTGCAGTGCTCAATAGCCCTTGCTGAATGAgtcacatttttgtgtttccaGGCCACAGCCACTGATGCCCACGCTGACTCACTGGAGAATGTGACGCGGAGGGGCTCACGGGGCCTGGCACACTTCAGACGTGCTGTTCGTCCTGCGGTGGCTGAGGGACTGTCTTATTGTGCCCCTGACGCTGCGCACTTCCCTGGTGATGAAGTAGTAGCAGAAGGCGTCCAGGCAGCAGGTCACGTTGGCCAGGCTCATGGCCACTTGTACGAAGAGGCTGATGTTAGTCTGAGTGCCGCAGTCGGTGATGGTGCCGCAGCGCACCAAGAACTGCAGGAAGATGCCCACATGGCTGGGTGTGAAGGGCACCAGAAAGATGCACAGGTTGCTGTAGATGATCCGGATGCAGGCCTGGCTCGTGGCTCTGTCCTGCTGCGAGGCCTGCAGCGCGCGGATGATCTTGACGGAGCAGACCACCAGCACTAGCGCAGGCACTAGGAAGCCGAGCACCTCCAGGCAGACAATGAGCGCGGGGTTCCAGCCCGCGTCCGAGAAGCCGTGGAAGCAGCGGAACTCGGCCGTATTCTCGGTGTGGAAGCGGTAGACGGGAGCAGTGGCCCCGACCACCAGCACCCAGATCAGCACGCACATGATCCGGGCGACCCGCGGGGAGCGCAGCTGCTTGGCCCGGAACGGGTGTTTGATGGCGACGTAACGGTCCACTGCGATGCACATGATGGTGTAGATGCTCCCGTACATACTCACAAAGTACAGGCTCTCCAGAAAGGAGCAGAAGGGCCTTTTGTCCCCGTTCCAGTGGTACTTAGTGGCATGCATCTTGAAGGGCATGGGGAAAAGGAGCAGCAGGTCCATCAGCGCCAGGTTGGTCATGTAGATAGTGGACTCAGTCCACTTCCTCAGCACGAAACATAACACCAACAGGGCCATGGTGTTCAGGATGAGCCCGAACACAAAAATGGGGATATAGATGACCAGCTGCAGGGATGTCATGAGTCTGTCCACATCCTCAAAAGAACAGTTGTTCATGATGGCCCTGGAAAAGAGCAGGCATGACGACATTATCGGTATGTGGGCCCGCCTGAACTGAATTAGGTTGCTGTGACATAATTTCAGTAAATCAGATCACTGCATATAGTGAGTCATGAAACATGATGAATCACTAtgttccataaaaaaaaaaaaaacttttcaattATTTGGAATTCTTTTCACTTGGGGCAGGTCAAATTAGTGCGATATCTTCAGTAATGCCTTTGGTTTGGACTTTTCTCAAACATATCTtcttgtatatgtgtgtatctgcgGTGCTCATGGTGTTACGTAGCATTCACTATCTGACTAAATGAAAAACCTAAAGCAGGTTGGACCAGAATCACCAGATGCACGCAAACACATTGAAAGTGAAAAATCTTTTGATTGATTGTGTTGGGAAATCCCTTTCCTGGAGAAGATGAAAGTAAGAAGCAAGATCCTTTTGAAACATATAATTGTTAGTTACAGACAGAGTGGCAAATACTGGCAGGAatttaaacacaacacagcagtaAGAATCATATCTACGACCATTAGCAGTTGATTCACTCATCAGAGGTAAGTGTGCGTATGGTTTgtaattaagataaaaaaagaactaaacaCCTACTCATCCCTCTTACTAAAGTGGAAATACTATTCCAAAGGCAAAATGCTGACAGAATATTAATTTCTTAGAAtaaaaatctttgttttaattttggtgGATTGATTTCATCTGGCCAATATTATTATAGATTATAATTCTTGAACCAAACTGGTGAAGACTTTGTCTTGTCTTCTGCAATTGGTGGATGTGTCAGATTTCAGATGGTACCATTGGCAGCTGTGTTCATAGTTTACTATGTGTTTTTCACACCTGCATTGCATTGCGCTGGTGTTTCCAAGCCTTGCTAAAGAATGACTTTCAATTCTCAGTGGAATAAACAGCAAGCCCACAGCAATAAATCTATGTGTTTGACCTGTGAAGTCTGCTCTAGAATTGCCAAGACTCTGGCAACATTTATGAAACCCACTTAACTATTGATTCTCTCACTTAAAGACTTAAGTACAGTTCAGGACTGAGCgaaaaatggaaatgacttCTTAAAAAAGATTAGGTCTCATTTTTTTGAATATGTGCAATACACAGAAAGTGATTAACAATTTTTTGTTATGCAGTACGTGCTTCACTCACTTCTGTGAGCCTGTTTTCACACCTAAAATATTTTACACGGTGCTAATCACAGCAATCACAGCGGCTTTTACTTTTCAAGGACCAGAAAGATCAGAAAGATACACAGCTGTGCTGTCTTAGCTAATGTCATTGGACATAGTTTCAAAAATGTCCTTACCTGATTTGTGACACAGAAGAATGCTAGTCTCTGAAAAGCACTGCAACCTAGCAGACAGCTTTCAGACTTCTGAATTTGTCTTTCAACAGCAGATTTCACATTATCATAACCACTTCCTTTTCAAAGAGAAACCGTCCATGCTGCCAGCAGGTTGCCTTAAAAGGGCCTTTTTGGTActtatgtatatgtacatataatataaaaatatgtacattgtatatcacacatgtatataaatgtaccttgtacacatacatacacactcacacttttcCATGCACACTGCTCTACTCTGGTGCAAAAGTAACGATCTGTACATACTTTACGTTGGTACATTTAGTTCCCTGTTTTTAACAGAAGTTTTCTTACAGCAGCACATCCTTTAAGTCCTAATTTCAGGTATTACTTTGCACTCTTTATGGAAGAGCACAGACATCGAAGCCTTCTGCTACTCATTTTGTCAATTCAATGCTTGTCTTCTTTGAGTCACTTAAGGGTATCTTCCTCATGTATTGTCTATCCCTTGTTTTTCTGTCCTGGGTTGATTAATTACAGAAGCTTCATACACCACACCTTAAAAATTTAGTTACATCTTTATTCAGTTACACAGTTCTGTAGTGCTTGtcttattcattcatacatgcacataccTGACCTCCTGAACGTGTGTACGACTTTTGCACAGCATTGTATACCGTACCTAAAGGTTCATTATCCTGTCATAAATAGCGTAGAACattgtattgtttatttatgaggTTCTTGTCATTATAAACTCCGTTTAtaaagacaaaattaaatattaaactcCAGTTGATATGAAGAACAATGAAAAAGTGTACTCTGAGGCAATGATGAAATCTCAGATGAGAGGCAATACAGCACCACGCATAAAATGCATACTTTCTATCCTTAAAAGACTGCTTCCATTTAATTCATTCTGCAACTTTTCCCTTGTGATGTCATCAAACTGAATTGCTGACAAAATTATTCAAACATACGGCGTAGTGTAAAGAAAAATCTCATTTTTACAGCCAATATTAATTCTGAGAAAAGGTTTGCGTGACAGCAGATGTCATTGTGGTCACAGAGATTTTTCCTCGTGGGTGTCAGTAGGGTGCACAGAAtgagtgtgttttctttttatcagGTGGTAGGAGGCAAATGAGCTCTCATTGACTGCTTAAGCAGGTAATCATACAATGGATTCTGCTTATGTTAAAACTCTACATTTGTAACAAATGTGAATCGTGTATAACAATAAAGAGTATTAAACTTGGTGATGATTTCTCGTTACTGCTTAACATTACTTTGGCAATGCCTCCCGGGTCTGAGAGGAAATGTAAATCTTCAAAAGGGAACACGTTGCTGCTTCACACAGACCATCACAATcaacacaaatgcagaaataacGCAGCAATTCCATTTTCAGCCAGGAAGTCAAGCATCTCAAGGCATGACTGAGCAAGTAAATCTgataaaaaggacaaaatgaaTTCCCCTCTTATGTTCTGATCCAGATGCATACATTTCAGTTGTGGCTGGTGGTTTGTATCTCCTGCTACAAAATACTCATAATGACGTCGTAGTGTATGCATATACCATAAATTACGTAGGCCACccttgtcattttgtttattttagtgttattttttttaaattttatttagtGTTATTTTGACACTTATACACACGATGGTATccgtttttttttaagtgtttacCCACTTGTTTTAATTGCGATTATTATAAGTTATTCTGAATTAAggcataaaaattaaaataatcacaattaATATTCAAATTATGAAGATCTGGGCAAAACAAGAACTGGAGAAATAAAATCTATAGAAAAGATAAAAAGGTGGTAGGTCAACCGGAAAAGATGGAAGGTAATTAGAGAATGCTGATACTTATATACATTAACATATTGCACAGTAATTTGAAACCCTGAGTAGGATGACATTAGGGAATTTAGCATAATTATAATATGACTTACTTTCCAAACAGAAGGGCATAGATTCCTATCAGCACGTACATACCACAAATAGATTAGATTAGTGTAACAAATTGCatctcaaatgtttttttagcatttatttacacagtatCTTTTACACAGTAAAAGATACTGTGTAAAAGTGATAAGTGTTAAGTGATAATTCTGTGTATCATCACTTAACATTATAGGTTAAATTATGGATTAAGGTTATGATTAAAATAGTGACAAGAGTGAATGAAGGTCACCTTATTTGTGGGTGAAGGTGTTCAAATGtaactttttatatatttttgcatatttgtgttgATCTATTTTATCATTCAgtcttccattttatttattagttgATCTGTTTCTTCATTTGCTGTCTTGTTCTTCATCTAGGTTGCACACATCCTTACTTTAATTCTGTGGATTGAATCTTTGCCAATGCTTGCAGTGGCAATGCCTGATTTTATAGCCTTGTGTGCTGATTGTGAAGACAATGGATGCATGTGGTTAAACCATGTCTGTATGATGCCTTCAGTCTGCCTTGATGATCTGACATCTGGCTTTCTCTTCcacttcctcttttttattttcgaTGTTGGTACGGCAGCCCCTGCAACAGGGCatcatatttgatttttaagaattgttttttttttaaagaaggcACCATTTACTGTCATTGATATTGGGCATGCTCATATCAACATAGATTTAGTTTCATGCAAGACCATTTTAATCCAACCCAGAACTCACAATTCTTCAACTGAAGATACTgccactgttttatttgtgattATCCTGTTTAAACACAGGAATTGTGTCAAATGTTGCACACTTTTTGGTGCCTTTTTGCAGTTGGGCCTGTTACCTAGCAACCCAGTGTTGAATTCTGTTTAACCTGAAAAGTATTTGAGGTGCAGGCACTGAGGGGAAGAGGGCACAAGAAAGCAGCACGGCCGTTACTCCGATGTTCTCTACGTGGTTAGATAGGTAAAGGTCAACCACAGGGTTTTGTGTTGCTGCAACTCAACACTCCAATGTGCTAGTAGGATACTTGCAGTGCAGATGACACCTTTGGTTTTGGGTTTTCCTCTTCTTATTTTGGGCGATGTgttcttcacaaacacacacatacatgcattcagtGTAATGTCATAATGCAACAAACAAGTgattaatgtgtgtatttatgtaaaaagtAATAACAAAGTATTACTTAAAATACATGGAAGAGTATAGGTTTTATCCTTGTTTTCTGTGGATCAGAGAATGAAGCTGGGAACAGGGAATGCTGCCAGGTGTGAATATTCAAAACTCCTGACTTTccatttgcagttttaaatgGGAACTCTGTAAACTGCAAGggtctcctgtctgtctgtctggaagaatggagtttattttttcataaaagaaTTATAACTGTTTTATTCTTTGCCAGTGAGTAAAAGTTGCTGGCAAGAAACATATGTATCCTTAAAAAATGTGTATAGCAAACACAGCTAGCTGTCTATGCATGAATGTATGAttatatatgtgcacatatgaTTAGCTATTTATCACAAGTGTTTTCTGTGAGACTGAACTGGATGGTTATTATTACCCTGAACCTAACAACATCTCCCCTCATTTAAAGACAACTGTGTCACAttgttacagtgttttaaaatattctatATTGTTTCATTGCAGATGCATCCATTTCAAGTAACATTAACACTTGTATGCTGAAATGATAGTTACATTCCTATACGGCATTTTTACTTGAAAATGTTGTAAAATCTGAACTACCCATCCGACAGATATGGTGTTTGCCCACCAGGTCTGTCCTTGGtaactaaatttcttgtgaGTGATTTATAGCTCATTACGTGACTGTTGAATCATGCCGTCTAGCTATTCACCACTTGCACTGCGCTGAACAAGTAACTCCTCCCCCTGAAAAGCAAGGCAACATCTCATAATGTACGATGTAATAATGATACTTTAAAATACTCATCAGATAGACAGCTTGCTACACCTGAGACTTTAGACCAGTTTGAATGAGAATTTCTGATCTCTTAtctttataacaataataatgataataagacactgacacatttcaggGTATGACCTGGTATGTACAAGTTAAAGATTTCAGCAATATATTCTGGTCCTAATCCATGCTTGCATCTGAAGTCATGAGCACAATTTTAAGATCTGGTGACTGGAAGTGACTGGAAGTCAGTGCAAAGAGGCTAGAATTGGGGTAATATATGTTTTcctaattgttttaattaagtgcCTGGCTGCCATATTTTGCACCTGCTGAGGATGGAATGGGCCTGGTGATTTAAACACATATAACGTATGTTTCAGTAGTCTTGTTGAGAGTATATGACAACGTAACTGACTTTGACAGCATCATTAAAAGACTGAATTGATCTAATTCTAGATATTTCATAGCCGGTAGTCTTATGAGTGGGATCTCTTTTTGTATGGAGCTGAAATACAGATTTGGGTCACGGATAACACAAAGGTTTCAGAATATATGCTTTGCATATGATATCAGGGAACTCAGATTTGACTGGATAAATTCAATTTCATGCGTTGGTTGAAGAAGCAGAACTTCAGACATCAGACTTGAGACATCCAACACTTAATGGTAATTAGGAAATCATGCAGAACAACTAAATTGCCAATTACACTAGGTTTAACTGATAAGTAAAGCTGGGTACCCTCTGCATAAAAGTAAAAAGAGATATTCTGCCTCCATATGACCTTGCCAAGAGGTAACGCATAAAAATGACTCCTGTGGAACTCCACAAGTAATTAGTGATGAGAACAACACAGAATCAGCTattgaaattatgaaatgcCTTTGTGAGAGATCAAAGATACTATACAggcaaaaggagagaaaaaagaaataggTGTGGTTGTTATTTCAGCCATACTTTCAACCTGTACACGATGGCTTTTGTGGCCTTTTTAAATTCAACTCTTCAAAAcagtaaacaataaaacaaatcaacaatACATTAAGACTTTATTGTAAAATTGCTCTGCACTGAGTGACTGTAGCAAAAACATGCTATACTATGTGTGATGCGTGAAATGTAAAATCACTGTTTGCAGCTGTAGGAGGAGTTCAGCATAAAAACGAACTGAAGGATTTGTTCTTGGATGATAAACTGTATGATGCCACCTATGGAAATGCTGAAGAAAtgtgtcataaaaatgttttaaaaaggtgTTGGTAAGAGGTAAAGAAAGTGCATAACCTAAAAGTGCACTCAAAGGGGAGTGAGAGTAAAATCGACAGAACCAAAAGGGATCATTTGAACTGAGTGGATCATGCAGTTTTGCTAAAATAACTTTTGCTGGAATTCTTTATGTGCAAAAGTAGTCATAGAGGGTCAATGCTGTTGACTCATGCATGGACACTGAGCTGACTCATCACTAGCTCTGTGCCACAAGTGATATGCTTGGCCTATTGTTTTAACTGAACTGATTGAGCTGTCTGCCCCTAACTGGGCCATGCCATACAActtgctgtgcatgtgtggtgctgtaatcaaaatgacaaatgtttccAACCACAGGGATAGCGGTCATGGATCGCTATCAGACTGTagagtttgtttttcagcaggCAGGCTTGCACCACAGCCACCTGCGGAAACGGCAGAGTCAGTGCAGTCTCAGCTGCAGCGATGTCGCCCGGCATTTCCTGTCAGCGTGTGGCCTGGGCGGCACTGGAAGACCAAGATAAAGACCCAAGCTCATAGTCTGAGGTCTGGCTGAGCACTAGTGCTCATATTGGGGACTGCAATGGGGTGAGTTTGAATCCATCTGCCACAGTTTCCTCCCAGGTGCCTGGTCTCCTGTTGCCGTGATAGCCTTTGAGGAGCCTTTGAGTGTAATCCCCCATGGGCATTTTTGACACTATCACAACCGCTCAGAAGGCCTCAGACTTTAAACAGTGTGGAGTTGAGGCAGGTCTCTCTAAAAATGTAGCTGCAAGTGCAATCTCACTGTATGTGATGTGGGTGCCTAGGCACCCTGACACTCTGCCTCACCCGCTCACAGCAGGGAAGAGTATAAAGATGTTTGTTGGAAACTCACCAACACAGCAGAGATTTACAGCTTCAGTTCTCTTCCTCCAACGTAGTCTGTCGAAGGTCACAGTTTCAGTCTTTGTCTATCACTCAAAGCCACAACTTTCCTGCCATCCTGTAACCCCCTGCGAAACGCTGACAAAATATTGACTGCTTGTTACTTCTTCCAAACATTGATGCCTTTTGGCCTCAGAATTAAGTGGACCTCAACTGGCGGCTTAACATATttttgcagttcattttttgtatatatCGTAAATGTATTGGCTTcgtttaaatatttttctgtccCTGCAAATCCAATTTACAGATAAGATCAGCCAGATGTAAGGGTTTAACGTCTGAAGCTCGGATGCCTTTTAGCTTGCACACTAGTTGAAAGAGGTCAAAAGTGTGACAGCAGTTTCGAAAGCTGTGGTTGGATTCTGCATCCTTTCAGTATGCTTGCTGTCACCTAGTCATGATTaattgtgcagttttttttccacccaccAATTTAAGAGCCCaaccatgaaaacaaaaagtaacAACATTTTGTGTAGACTTATTGTTTCAGTCCTTGCATACAGTACACTGCATCGGTGCACTCTGCAATGGTCATCGTGCGTTCGGTTTGCCTTACAGCTGACTTTAGCATCAGTAAAGGAGTGCAACCTGTTAGTGTTAAAACACACCTATCTTTTCCTTACTTATTAACCTGCATTTCCACCAGGAAGTCAACAACTGACaataaaatcactttttttcagaatatctgaacacaaacagcagcaagatCTTTATACTGCATAAATTTAAGAAGTCAAAGACAAACAGCTTACAGCACAAGACCAGACATAGTATTGACATAGTAGAGACATAGTAGAGACCCACAGACAACAGACTGGTATAGTATCTAGATTAGTTATAGATTTTGTGCTGTCATCAGAATTGTAATCATTTACCACACTTGCTGAACGATTATAGTCTCTTGCCGTTACAATGTCATTTGGTCCAAGCAATATCATTGGCAGCAAGGTCCATGATAAATTAAAGATTGTTTCCCGTATTTTGATGGAATTCTAAGAAATGGGAAGCTTGAGTTTGAATAGGAGCAAAGAAGATTATTTCCATGTTTTGCTGACAGAGAACTCTGTTGAGTAGAAAGTTTGCAATGATATTGCAATGCATCAGGACACAagataattgtttttaaatcagcttGGTACAACTTGGTACAAGTGTCCAAATGACTGATATGGTGAGCTCAGATGGATGAGACAGAAAGGACATTCTCCTATCAAGTAGAAACCAGGTAATATTGCACATTTGTGTAGCCAGTGTGGGTATATTTGCTGCTATGGAAACCTCATTCCTTTATAGATGCTCCTTTCAACATCAAATTATATGTGCAAAACACACATCCAGGAGAAAGAGCGTTACTCCTTCAACGGACTACATCCTGATTTgttatatgtttacatttagatttattcatttggcagatgcttttatccaaaacaacttacaagcgaggcagagtacaacagaagcaaaaacCCACATAAGGAAgcaacaatattagaagcgcagcatgaccaagtttcaatagttagccagacaaggtacaagctataCGTGgcagagatacaagtgcatgcATTCCTGACAAAGAGCGATAAATCAGACTGCAGTAATGCACTACAAACCTCTTGCTAGCAACAGCACTAGTTTGACTACACTGAAACCCATAAACAGCACTTACAACCACTGCAAACTCCCAGAGAAAAATGTCATCTTGTTCCGGTTGTTCTGTTCAATCTgacaattttcatttcagtttgcttcTTCCAGACCAGACACTAGGTTGTATTCAAGCAgtattctctgaaaaaaacaaacaaaaaaaaacccaaaacaaaacatataacacaaattatttttatggtttacttactttattttattattactttactGTATTATTGCTATTATGGTTTAGAATGAccaaattttattatttttttttttttgctcctctcAGTTGAGGTCTCTGAGAACATGACTTAATGCTGAATATTTCCATGATGTTTCCTATGTTCTGTTACCTCTGTTTTGTGTAACCCTTTTTTATTGATAGGATCCAAGCCGCTGAAAGGGAGGGGAACCCTTTGTTCAAAAAAGAAGTTTGTACATTGACTGGCTCATTTGCTAGACAAAGTCTTCAGTCATTTCAGGATCTACAGGGGCCATACTCCCTGTCTAGGTCATTGTATTTCTACAAAGGGTCATACACCCTCCCTGGAACATacttctgtgtttcttttggcTTTGCTCTGCTCTTTGAGTCTATGGATTCCCAGGAATAGTTTAACAGCCATACCCTGTTGCAATCACTACCTTTAGTAATGTCACAGATGGCCAGATCTTCcctttaaacatacagtattcatGTTGGTTAACCTTACCCCTCTTGGTGTATCAAATTTGGCACAGGGAAATTCATGCCCTGTATGTTACATAtctgtgcacacatacatatttagaTGTGTATGTGAGATATTATTTATCAGAATGTTTTTAATCCTTAAAAGTATGTCTCATCAATTATTCTACTTAAAATTTGTACACAAGTTCTATTTCTAATTCTGTAGTGTTGATTTAGAATGAAACTTTCTGATGAGTTTTGTACTTAGTGGCTTCTACGTATCAAAGGTACCTTTCTTTAATTGTTTACGCTACGCTCACAGTGAATTTCCCGAAATAAGCTTTGGAGGtgctttctgatttttttttcttattgttatGACTATCAGATTAATCTAACTCCACAGAAAAGGCCATTATTCATGACAAGCTTGATGCAAGTTTCAATCAAACTGTCACAAAGGTCTTTTAAAGATAAAAGATGAAT
This genomic interval carries:
- the LOC118783635 gene encoding G-protein coupled receptor 55-like, with amino-acid sequence MNNCSFEDVDRLMTSLQLVIYIPIFVFGLILNTMALLVLCFVLRKWTESTIYMTNLALMDLLLLFPMPFKMHATKYHWNGDKRPFCSFLESLYFVSMYGSIYTIMCIAVDRYVAIKHPFRAKQLRSPRVARIMCVLIWVLVVGATAPVYRFHTENTAEFRCFHGFSDAGWNPALIVCLEVLGFLVPALVLVVCSVKIIRALQASQQDRATSQACIRIIYSNLCIFLVPFTPSHVGIFLQFLVRCGTITDCGTQTNISLFVQVAMSLANVTCCLDAFCYYFITREVRSVRGTIRQSLSHRRTNSTSEVCQAP